One part of the Acidobacteriota bacterium genome encodes these proteins:
- a CDS encoding class I SAM-dependent methyltransferase — translation MTLLRSALRTAPLLLLATLAFAAPPASRPRAQVSPKLIPMFIPWEEAAPIVAAAPAATLPQDLAGKKPQHLMDLWPDWVRAQDKQVRDRLAKGDEDSLVNLLLFGNSYTRQPRLSAEFFEKLRAEGDAKQAQARLEQVIGYRTHDLVLAMAAPQGNERVDFMRRLIVAQGMSFATPQEKEKVAAYLLHSFDRARTEFSGYMEEVRKARETGDRDQELAVRARLFATRGVSLDTSWLPNLAIEDALRELMAKGVLAQGSAQRLAVIGPGLDFVDKREGYDFYPLQSFQPFALMDSALRLGLADRKQVRVTSLDISERVNTHLARMRQRAQAGTPYVIQLLREANVPWTPEATRYWDTFADQIAKPASAVEPPPAARKLKVRAVRVPVDLVLRIDAADLNVVYQRLALPAAERFDVIIGTNIFVYYGPFEQSLALANAAQMLRPGGVLLSNNLLPDAAGTGMESLEYVTTVYSDRPEDGDQIFIYRKRLQ, via the coding sequence ATGACCCTGCTGCGCTCCGCTCTCCGCACCGCACCCTTGCTGCTGCTCGCCACGCTTGCCTTCGCTGCGCCGCCGGCGTCGCGTCCGCGCGCCCAGGTCAGCCCCAAGCTCATCCCCATGTTCATCCCGTGGGAAGAAGCCGCGCCCATCGTCGCCGCCGCTCCTGCCGCAACCCTGCCGCAAGACCTTGCCGGCAAGAAACCGCAGCACCTCATGGACCTGTGGCCAGACTGGGTCCGGGCGCAGGATAAGCAAGTCCGCGACCGGCTGGCCAAGGGTGACGAAGATTCCCTGGTCAACCTGCTGCTTTTCGGCAACAGCTATACGCGGCAGCCGCGCCTCTCGGCGGAGTTCTTCGAGAAGTTGCGTGCCGAGGGTGATGCGAAACAGGCGCAAGCGCGCCTCGAGCAGGTGATCGGTTACCGCACCCACGACCTGGTGCTGGCCATGGCTGCACCGCAAGGCAACGAACGCGTCGACTTCATGCGTCGGCTCATCGTTGCCCAGGGGATGAGTTTCGCCACGCCCCAGGAAAAGGAGAAGGTCGCAGCATATCTGCTGCATAGCTTCGACCGCGCGCGCACCGAGTTCAGCGGATACATGGAGGAAGTGCGCAAAGCGCGCGAGACGGGCGATAGAGATCAGGAGCTGGCGGTGCGCGCGCGGCTATTCGCCACGCGCGGCGTCTCCCTCGATACCTCGTGGCTGCCCAACCTGGCCATTGAAGACGCGCTACGCGAGCTGATGGCGAAGGGTGTGCTCGCCCAGGGCAGCGCGCAGCGGCTGGCGGTGATCGGCCCAGGGCTAGATTTCGTCGACAAACGCGAGGGATACGATTTCTATCCCTTGCAGAGCTTCCAGCCCTTCGCCCTGATGGATTCCGCACTGCGTCTCGGGCTCGCCGACCGCAAGCAGGTGCGCGTGACTTCGCTCGACATCAGCGAGCGCGTGAACACTCACCTGGCGCGCATGCGGCAGCGCGCGCAAGCCGGCACGCCTTACGTGATCCAGTTGCTGCGCGAAGCCAACGTCCCTTGGACGCCCGAAGCCACCAGGTATTGGGACACCTTCGCCGACCAGATCGCCAAACCCGCCTCCGCGGTCGAGCCGCCGCCCGCGGCGCGCAAGTTGAAGGTGCGCGCCGTGCGCGTGCCGGTGGACCTGGTGCTGCGCATCGACGCGGCCGACCTCAACGTGGTCTACCAGCGGCTCGCGCTGCCCGCGGCCGAGCGCTTCGACGTGATCATCGGGACCAACATCTTCGTCTACTACGGACCCTTCGAGCAGAGTCTGGCGCTGGCCAATGCGGCGCAGATGTTGCGTCCCGGTGGCGTCCTGCTCTCGAACAATCTATTACCGGATGCGGCCGGCACTGGCATGGAGTCGCTCGAGTACGTGACCACGGTCTACTCCGACCGTCCCGAGGACGGTGACCAGATCTTCATCTACCGCAAGCGGCTGCAGTAG
- a CDS encoding amino acid permease, whose amino-acid sequence MRVSAAPPPPTASPQGGLRRVLGPVDASALVISNVIGVGIFTTPGIIALLAPAPGPMLAAWLVGGLLAFAGAISYAQLAALRPHAGGEYVYLRAAFGPLAGFLTGWMSFVAGFSGAIAAGAVGFASYLSRYAPGAASDRAFFSVPLGIGHLECSPRALVAIGLIVVLSLVHIRGLGPGRVVQNTLAGINIFALLVLIVCGFAFGRGSATHFHEAAGSVHPSAWLVALIPVMFTYSGWNAAAYVAEEVREPARNVPRALAGGTIVVIVLYLALNALYLYAVPMAEMAGKPSAGDIAAEALFGPRGANALVPVIMIALAGGISAMVVAGPRVYFAMARDGLFFPAAGRVHPRFHTPAASIAAQALWSALLVLTGTFEQLLIYTGFAVVLFSAVATAALFVLRSRPHDESVPRWGYPVAPALFILASLAMLVSSVVREPKPSAAGLGIMLAGIPLYFWFHSRSRSAGSKSAGGVSG is encoded by the coding sequence ATGCGGGTGTCCGCCGCCCCGCCGCCGCCCACCGCATCTCCGCAGGGAGGGTTGCGACGCGTGCTGGGCCCGGTGGACGCATCTGCGCTCGTCATCTCGAACGTGATCGGCGTCGGCATCTTCACCACGCCGGGCATCATCGCGCTGCTCGCTCCCGCGCCCGGCCCCATGCTCGCCGCGTGGCTGGTGGGCGGACTGCTGGCCTTTGCCGGAGCTATTTCTTACGCGCAGCTGGCCGCGCTGCGTCCGCACGCGGGCGGCGAATATGTTTACCTGCGCGCGGCCTTTGGCCCGCTTGCCGGCTTCCTGACGGGATGGATGTCGTTCGTCGCGGGCTTTTCCGGCGCCATCGCGGCCGGCGCGGTGGGCTTCGCCTCGTATCTCAGCCGCTACGCTCCGGGCGCCGCCAGCGACCGCGCATTCTTTTCCGTGCCCTTAGGGATAGGGCATCTGGAATGCTCGCCGCGTGCGCTGGTGGCCATCGGACTCATCGTCGTGCTGTCGCTGGTACACATCCGCGGCCTCGGTCCCGGTCGCGTGGTGCAGAACACGCTGGCCGGAATAAATATTTTCGCGCTGCTGGTGCTGATCGTGTGCGGCTTCGCCTTCGGACGCGGCTCGGCCACGCACTTCCACGAAGCGGCGGGGTCAGTGCATCCCAGCGCGTGGCTGGTCGCCCTCATCCCGGTGATGTTCACCTATAGCGGATGGAACGCCGCCGCCTACGTGGCGGAGGAAGTCCGCGAGCCGGCGCGCAACGTGCCGCGCGCGCTGGCCGGCGGAACCATCGTGGTCATCGTGCTCTATCTCGCGCTCAACGCGCTCTATCTCTACGCCGTCCCCATGGCGGAGATGGCGGGCAAGCCGAGTGCGGGAGACATCGCTGCGGAGGCGCTGTTCGGACCGCGCGGCGCGAATGCGCTCGTGCCCGTCATCATGATCGCGCTCGCCGGTGGCATCAGCGCGATGGTGGTCGCCGGACCACGCGTCTACTTTGCCATGGCGCGCGACGGGCTGTTCTTCCCCGCCGCCGGCCGCGTGCATCCGCGCTTCCACACGCCGGCTGCATCCATCGCCGCGCAAGCGTTGTGGAGCGCGCTGCTGGTGCTCACCGGAACGTTCGAGCAGTTGCTCATCTACACCGGCTTTGCCGTGGTGCTTTTTTCCGCCGTCGCCACCGCGGCCCTCTTCGTGTTGCGCTCGCGCCCGCATGATGAAAGCGTTCCGCGCTGGGGATACCCCGTAGCGCCCGCGCTCTTTATCCTGGCTTCGCTCGCCATGCTGGTGAGCTCGGTGGTGCGCGAGCCCAAGCCTTCGGCCGCGGGACTCGGCATCATGCTGGCCGGCATCCCACTGTACTTCTGGTTCCACAGCCGCTCGCGGTCCGCGGGCTCAAAATCGGCGGGCGGAGTTTCCGGCTAA
- a CDS encoding M13 family metallopeptidase — protein MRLLRVVLPATLLLSFLILPAAAQTAGTKSIVPEDMNKSADPCDNFFDYANGTWRAQNPIPPSMPRWSRRWQAGEQNKEALKVILDDVSQKKDWPRGSIEQLISDFYGACMDEATVNGLGTKPIQSWLKQVDAMKSTADVQKMIRKLHDVGVSVPFGMFGGPDNHEPTQTIADLYAAGLGMPDRDYYFKSEDRFQKTRAKYKEYVTTIFKLTGASDADAAKAAGTVMAMETRLADASLDNVALRDPQATDHKTKFADLEKMTPHFDWSAYFKQAGLPNADLNVQQPKFMAVVDKELASTSLADWKTYLKWQLLNAAAPALSQPFVEANFQFYQAHLEGAKEMKPRWKRCVEQADNLLGEALGKKYVEKYFPPEAKARMQELVHNELLAMHDIIEGLDWMGAETKKKALEKLSTFNPKVGYPDKWRDYSQIPISRTDYFADVMAGNEGNVAFNRNLIGKPTDRGLWGMTPPTSNAYYNPSLNEIVFPAGILLPPAFSVENLDVVNYGAIGVVIGHEISHGFDDQGAQFDAQGRLNNWWTADDLKKFQSKTACVVNQFEGYFIEPNIHHNGKLVLGESIGDLAGAKIAYLAFQKAQQKTPAPTVGGFTPDQQFFIAWGQFRGDETRPETQRTMIQGDPHPVAKFRVIGPLSNMPVFAKAFSCKVGTTMVRPPEKRCEVW, from the coding sequence ATGCGTCTTCTGCGCGTCGTTCTTCCCGCGACCCTGCTGCTGAGTTTCCTGATCCTTCCTGCCGCCGCCCAAACCGCCGGAACGAAGTCCATCGTGCCCGAGGACATGAACAAGTCCGCCGACCCGTGCGACAACTTCTTCGACTACGCTAACGGGACGTGGCGCGCACAGAACCCCATCCCGCCGTCGATGCCGCGCTGGAGCCGGCGCTGGCAGGCGGGCGAACAGAATAAGGAAGCGTTGAAGGTCATCCTTGACGACGTCTCGCAAAAGAAGGACTGGCCGCGCGGGTCGATCGAGCAGCTCATCAGCGACTTCTACGGCGCATGCATGGACGAGGCCACCGTCAATGGCTTGGGCACGAAACCTATCCAGTCGTGGCTGAAGCAGGTCGACGCGATGAAGTCCACCGCCGACGTGCAGAAGATGATCCGCAAGCTACACGACGTGGGCGTGAGCGTGCCCTTCGGCATGTTCGGCGGCCCAGACAATCACGAGCCCACGCAGACCATCGCCGACCTCTACGCCGCCGGACTCGGCATGCCCGACCGCGATTATTACTTCAAAAGTGAAGACCGCTTTCAAAAGACGCGCGCGAAGTACAAGGAGTACGTCACCACCATCTTCAAGCTCACCGGAGCGAGTGACGCAGACGCCGCCAAGGCCGCCGGCACCGTGATGGCGATGGAGACGCGCCTCGCCGACGCCTCGCTCGACAACGTGGCGCTGCGCGATCCGCAGGCCACCGACCACAAGACGAAGTTCGCTGACCTGGAAAAGATGACGCCGCACTTCGACTGGAGCGCCTACTTCAAGCAGGCCGGGCTACCCAACGCCGACCTCAACGTGCAGCAGCCCAAGTTCATGGCCGTGGTCGACAAGGAACTGGCAAGCACCTCGCTCGCCGACTGGAAGACGTATCTCAAGTGGCAGTTGCTGAATGCGGCGGCGCCCGCGCTCTCGCAGCCCTTCGTCGAGGCGAACTTCCAGTTCTACCAGGCGCATCTGGAGGGAGCGAAAGAGATGAAGCCGCGCTGGAAGCGCTGTGTAGAACAGGCGGACAATCTTCTGGGCGAGGCGCTGGGCAAGAAGTACGTGGAGAAATATTTCCCGCCGGAAGCCAAGGCGCGGATGCAGGAACTCGTCCACAACGAGCTGCTGGCGATGCACGACATCATCGAAGGCCTCGACTGGATGGGCGCGGAGACCAAGAAAAAAGCGCTGGAGAAACTCTCGACCTTCAATCCGAAGGTGGGGTATCCGGACAAGTGGCGCGACTACAGCCAGATCCCGATCTCGCGCACCGATTACTTCGCTGACGTGATGGCGGGCAACGAAGGTAACGTCGCTTTCAACCGCAACCTTATCGGCAAGCCGACCGACCGCGGACTGTGGGGCATGACGCCGCCAACCTCGAACGCTTATTACAATCCGTCACTCAACGAGATCGTGTTCCCGGCCGGCATCCTGCTGCCGCCCGCGTTCAGCGTGGAGAACCTTGACGTAGTGAACTACGGCGCTATCGGCGTGGTCATCGGCCACGAGATCTCGCACGGCTTTGACGATCAGGGCGCGCAGTTTGACGCGCAGGGCCGGCTCAACAACTGGTGGACCGCCGACGATCTGAAGAAATTCCAGAGCAAGACAGCCTGCGTGGTCAACCAGTTCGAGGGCTACTTCATCGAGCCCAACATCCACCACAACGGCAAGCTCGTGCTGGGCGAATCCATCGGCGACCTGGCCGGCGCCAAGATCGCTTACCTCGCCTTCCAGAAAGCGCAGCAGAAGACGCCGGCGCCCACGGTCGGCGGCTTCACTCCCGACCAGCAATTCTTCATCGCCTGGGGACAGTTCCGCGGCGACGAGACCCGTCCCGAGACCCAGCGGACGATGATCCAGGGCGACCCGCATCCGGTCGCGAAGTTCCGCGTCATCGGCCCGCTCTCGAACATGCCGGTGTTCGCGAAAGCGTTCTCGTGCAAGGTGGGGACAACGATGGTGCGTCCGCCGGAAAAGCGCTGCGAGGTCTGGTAG